The following are encoded together in the Juglans microcarpa x Juglans regia isolate MS1-56 chromosome 2D, Jm3101_v1.0, whole genome shotgun sequence genome:
- the LOC121248945 gene encoding protein ASYMMETRIC LEAVES 2-like encodes MASSSNSPCAACKFLRRKCQPECVFAPYFPPDQPQKFANVHKVFGASNVTKLLNELHPHQREDAVNSLAYEADMRLRDPVYGCVGVISLLQHQLRQLQMDLSCAKSELSKYQNLGITSHGLIAAAAAAAATNHNHQQNLGINLIGAGRDHHHYHHQFFPRDQQQMIRSFDSGNNYDASLLAMNVSASIGQLSQFQQPRTATGDDRRTIDPS; translated from the coding sequence ATGGCATCATCATCGAATTCTCCATGTGCAGCGTGCAAGTTTCTGAGGCGTAAATGCCAGCCGGAGTGCGTTTTTGCACCGTATTTCCCCCCGGACCAGCCCCAGAAATTCGCAAACGTGCACAAGGTGTTTGGTGCAAGCAACGTGACCAAGCTTCTGAACGAGTTGCACCCACACCAGCGCGAGGACGCCGTGAATTCTCTCGCCTATGAGGCTGACATGCGTCTCCGGGACCCTGTCTATGGCTGCGTGGGAGTCATCTCTCTCCTCCAACACCAACTCCGGCAACTCCAGATGGACCTCAGTTGCGCCAAATCTGAACTCTCCAAATACCAAAACTTGGGCATCACAAGCCACGGCCTAATAGCCGCCGCCGCGGCCGCTGCCGCCACGAATCACAACCACCAGCAGAACTTAGGGATTAATCTGATCGGTGCCGGCCGCGACCACCATCACTACCATCACCAGTTCTTTCCGAGGGATCAGCAACAGATGATAAGGAGCTTTGATTCGGGAAACAACTATGATGCAAGCCTTTTAGCCATGAACGTCTCGGCAAGCATAGGGCAACTGAGTCAGTTTCAGCAACCTAGGACTGCTACTGGGGACGACCGACGCACCATTGATCCCTCTTAG